DNA from Streptomyces sp. NBC_01260:
ACCAGAGCAGTGGTTCGTCCCACGCGCCGTCGGCCGTGTCGACCACGCGTGTGCCGGGCGGGAGTTCCAGCCCGGTGTCGGCCGGAGAGCGGAGGGGATTCGGGAGCATCGCCATGCCAAAACCCTAGGCGCCCCCACTGACACTCGTCCCGTCAGCGTCCTACGTGCCCGGTGAACGCGGCCCAGGCGGTGGGGGCGAGGGTGAGCGCGGGGCCCTCGGGGTTCTTGGAGTCACGGACGTGCACGGCGCGGGGGTGAGCGGCGACCTCGACGCACTCGCCGCCTTCGTCGCTGCTGTAGCTGGACTTCCGCCAGTCGTAGGCGACTTCGAGGCACTCGCCACCGTCGCTGCCGCTGTAGCTGGATTTGAACCAAACACGTGCGGTGCTCATAACTCTCCTAGCAGCCGGTCCAGCAGACCCTTCGAATCCTCGACGTTGTGGGCCTGCGTTCGCAGCATCGCATATTTCTGCGACAAGATGCTGACCTCGTCCGGGTCGGAGATGAGCTGGCTGCCACGCTGCGTTTCGGTGTAGGCGATGCGTTGGTAGTCCGGTGTTTCCAACAGGATGAACGGGCCGGCGAGGGCTGCGTGCGTGGCCCGGTCCAGGGGCATGATCTGGAGCGCGAATCCGGGGAGATCGGCACATGCGCGCAGGTGGCGGAGGGTCTCCTCATGCACCACGGGGCCGCCCAGGGGTGCCCGCACGATCGCCTCGGAGATGATGAAGCTCGTGGTGGGCGGGA
Protein-coding regions in this window:
- a CDS encoding DUF397 domain-containing protein, encoding MSTARVWFKSSYSGSDGGECLEVAYDWRKSSYSSDEGGECVEVAAHPRAVHVRDSKNPEGPALTLAPTAWAAFTGHVGR